The following coding sequences lie in one Arachis ipaensis cultivar K30076 chromosome B03, Araip1.1, whole genome shotgun sequence genomic window:
- the LOC107630954 gene encoding ribonucleoside-diphosphate reductase large subunit codes for MYVVKRDGRQEAVHFDKITARLKKLSYGLSTDHCDPVLVAQKVCAGVYKGVTTSQLDELAAETAAAMTANHPDYASLAARIAVSNLHKNTKKSFSETVKIMYNHVNERSGLKAPLIADDVYEIIMKSAVRLDSEIIYDRDFDYDYFGFKTLERSYLLKVQGKVVERPQHMLMRVAVGIHKDDIESAVRTYHMMSQRWFTHASPTLFNAGTPRPQLSSCFLICMKDDSIEGIYDTLKECAVISKSAGGIGVSVHNIRATGSYIRGTNGTSNGIVPMLRVFNDTARYVDQGGGKRKGAFAVYLEPWHSDIFEFLDLRKNHGKEEHRARDLFYALWVPDLFMERVQSNGEWSLFCPNEAPGLADCWGEEFERLYNKYERDGKAKKVVQAQNLWFEILKSQIETGTPYMLFKDTCNRKSNQQNLGTIKSSNLCTEIIEYTSPTETAVCNLASIALPRYVREKGVPMESQPSKLVGSRGSRNRYFDFDKLGEVTALVTTNLNKIIDVNYYPVDTAKRSNLRHRPIGIGVQGLADTFILLGMSFDSPEAQQLNKEIFETIYYHALKTSSELAAKEGPYETYSGCPVSKGILQPDMWGAKPSNRWDWDALRQMISDRGVRNSLLVAPMPTASTSQILGNNECFEPYTSNIYSRRVLSGEFVVVNKHLLNDLTEMGMWSPTIKNKIIYEDGSVQKIPEIPEDLKDIYKTVWEIKQKTLVDMAVDRGCYIDQSQSLNIHMDQPNFGKLTSLHFYAWSKGLKTGMYYLRSRAAADAIKFTVDTTALKEKPKVEDDETKMAQMVCSLTNREECLACGS; via the exons ATGTATGTGGTGAAGAGGGATGGCCGTCAAGAAGCCGTTCACTTCGATAAGATAACTGCGCGCCTCAAGAAGCTCAGTTATGGGCTTAGCACTGATCACTGCGACCCTGTTCTCGTCGCTCAGAAGGTCTGCGCCGGCGTCTACAAGGGTGTAACCACCAGCCAACTCGATGAACTCGCCGCCGAGACTGCGGCTGCCATGACCGCAAACCACCCTGACTATGCTTCT TTGGCTGCTAGGATTGCTGTTTCTAATCTGCATAAGAACACGAAGAAGTCGTTCTCTGAGAC GGTGAAGATCATGTACAATCATGTTAACGAGAGGTCTGGTCTGAAGGCTCCACTCATTGCTGATGATGTTTATGAAATTATCATGAAG AGTGCTGTTCGTTTGGACAGTGAGATAATCTATGATAGGGACTTCGACTATGATTACTTTGGTTTCAAAACCCTGGAGAGGTCCTACCTCTTGAAGGTTCAAGGAAAGGTTGTGGAAAGGCCCCAGCACATGTTGATGAGGGTTGCTGTTGGAATTCACAAGGATGACATAGAATCCGCTGTCAGAACTTACCACATGATGTCTCAAAGATGGTTCACTCATGCTTCCCCAACACTTTTCAATGCTGGaacaccaaggcctcaa TTGAGTAGTTGCTTCCTCATATGTATGAAAGATGATAGTATAGAGGGaatatatgatactttgaaggAGTGTGCTGTCATCAGCAAATCAGCAGGGGGAATTGGTGTTTCTGTTCACAACATTCGTGCCACTGGCAGCTACATCCGTGGAACGAATGGGACATCCAATGGTATTGTTCCTATGCTACGTGTGTTCAATGATACTGCTCGCTATGTTGATCAAgggggaggcaagaggaaag GTGCCTTTGCTGTGTACCTGGAGCCATGGCATTCTGATATATTTGAATTCTTGGATTTAAGGAAAAATCATGGGAAG GAAGAGCATCGTGCGAGAGATCTATTTTATGCACTTTGGGTGCCTGATCTCTTTATGGAAAGGGTTCAGTCTAATGGAGAATGGTCTTTGTTTTGCCCCAACGAGGCACCAGGTTTGGCAGATTGTTGGGGTGAAGAATTTGAGAGGTTGTACAATAAGTATGAAAGAGAT GGGAAAGCAAAGAAGGTTGTTCAGGCACAGAATCTTTGGTTTGAAATTCTTAAGTCGCAGATTGAAACTGGAACCCCTTACATGCTTTTTAAG GACACTTGTAATAGGAAAAGTAACCAGCAAAATCTGGGTACAATAAAGTCATCAAACTTGTGCACTGAGATAATTGAGTATACAAGTCCAACAGAAACAGCTGTGTGTAACCTGGCATCGATTGCACTACCACGATATGTCAGAGAGAAG GGAGTTCCCATGGAGTCTCAACCATCTAAGCTTGTTGGGAGTAGAGGCTCAAGAAACAGATATTTTGACTTTGATAAACTTGGAGAG GTAACTGCATTGGTGACAACGAACCTTAATAAAATAATTGATGTCAATTACTACCCAGTTGATACTGCCAAGAGGTCAAACTTACGGCACAGACCCATTGGTATTGGTGTTCAAGGTCTTGCTGATACATTCATACTGTTGGGCATGTCATTTGATTCACCTGAG GCTCAACAGTTAAACAAAGAGATATTTGAGACTATATACTACCATGCTCTAAAGACTTCTTCTGAATTGGCTGCTAAAGAAGGTCCTTATGAAACATATAGTGGCTGTCCTGTAAGCAAG GGAATTCTTCAGCCAGACATGTGGGGTGCAAAGCCCTCAAACCGCTGGGATTGGGATGCACTCCGGCAGATGATATCAGACCGGGGTGTGAGAAATTCACTTCTTGTTGCCCCTATGCCAACTGCTTCTACTAGCCAGATTCTTGGCAATAATGAGTGTTTTGAGCCGTATACTTCTAATATTTACAGTCGCAGGGTTTTAAG TGGTGAATTTGTTGTTGTGAACAAGCATCTTCTTAATGACTTAACTGAAATGGGAATGTGGTCTCCTACAATCAAGAATAAGATTATCTACGAGGATGGCTCAGTTCAGAAAATCCCAGAAATTCCCGAGGACTTGAAAGACATATACAA AACTGTTTGGGAAATTAAGCAAAAGACATTGGTTGATATGGCTGTTGATCGAGGATGTTATATAGATCAGAGTCAAAGCTTAAATATTCACATGGATCAGCCCAACTTTGGGAAGCTGACTTCCTTGCATTTCTATGCATGGTCCAag GGTCTGAAAACTGGGATGTATTATCTCCGATCACGAGCTGCAGCTGATGCTATCAAGTTCACTGTCGACACCACTGCCCTCAAA GAAAAACCTAAGGTGGAGGATGATGAGACCAAGATGGCACAGATGGTTTGCTCTTTAACAAACCGAGAAGAGTGCTTGGCTTGTGGAAGCTGA